A genome region from Leishmania mexicana MHOM/GT/2001/U1103 complete genome, chromosome 28 includes the following:
- a CDS encoding MRP protein-like protein, with protein sequence MRFSRVSVPGIKRVITICSAKGGVGKSTTSVNVALALKNMGHSVGLVDADITGPSIPTMMGVESSQVETYRVAGSDRFGPPMNFGVRVMSMGLIVPYDEAIAVRGPMVNKYIRALLFQTDWEELDYLLIDMPPGTNDVHLTITQEVMLSGAVIVSTPQKVALIDVRRGIDMFAAVNAPVLGLVENMSYFKCDSCDKRHYIFGRGGVARAAEELGVPFLGEIPFVSRIMQDTDEGVPPALRGDATLEAAKPYYELAERIHAALGESERNKAGDGSGKDDRQRAPAPEPTIVFE encoded by the coding sequence ATGCGCTTCTCCCGTGTTTCGGTGCCGGGCATCAAGCGTGTCATCACCATCTGCAGCGCCAAGGGCGGTGTTGGCAAGTCCACCACCTCAGTCAATGTCGCTCTTGCGCTGAAGAACATGGGACACAGCGTCGGCCTCGTCGACGCAGACATAACAGGGCCGTCCATCCCTACGATGATGGGGGTGGAAAGCTCCCAGGTCGAGACGTACCgcgtcgccggcagcgatCGTTTCGGTCCTCCCATGAACTTCGGCGTGAGGGTGATGAGCATGGGGCTCATTGTCCCGTATGACGAGGCCATCGCCGTGCGCGGGCCGATGGTGAACAAGTACATCCGCGCCCTGCTCTTCCAAACGGATTGGGAGGAATTAGACTACCTCCTCATCGACATGCCACCCGGCACCAACGATGTGCATCTCACGATCACGCAGGAGGTCATGCTCTCTGGCGCCGTGATTGTCTCGACGCCGCAGAAGGTGGCACTCATCGATGTGCGGCGCGGCATCGACATGTTCGCGGCCGTCAACGCGCCGGTGCTGGGGCTTGTGGAGAACATGAGCTACTTTAAGTGCGATAGCTGTGACAAGCGGCATTACATCttcggccgcggcggcgtggcacgcgcggcggaggagctgggAGTGCCGTTTCTGGGTGAAATCCCGTTCGTGAGCCGCATTATGCAGGACACCGACGAGGGCGTACCCCCAGCACTGCGCGGAGACGCGACGttggaggcggcgaagccGTACTACGAGCTTGCCGAGCGCATCCACGCGGCGTtgggcgagagcgagaggaacAAGgctggcgacggcagcgggaAGGATGACCGTCAACGCGCTCCTGCCCCCGAGCCGACTATCGTATTCGAGTGA